The following are encoded in a window of Geobacter metallireducens GS-15 genomic DNA:
- a CDS encoding NADH-quinone oxidoreductase subunit J, with protein sequence METFFFMIVAAVAVLASILVITCKNPINSALSLILTFFCLATLYVTLDAPFMAAIQVLVYAGAIMVLIVFVIMLLNVRTESGRRSSHSVLFGSLIGLFSLFQLFYLFNRSSLTGQKGAIDSALINKVGHTELIGKALYTDFLLPFEVTSILLLVAIIGAVVLTKKKI encoded by the coding sequence ATGGAAACGTTCTTCTTCATGATCGTGGCAGCAGTAGCTGTCCTGGCCAGTATTCTGGTCATTACCTGCAAGAACCCGATCAACAGCGCGCTCTCTCTCATTCTGACTTTCTTCTGCTTGGCAACTCTGTACGTGACGCTTGATGCACCGTTCATGGCAGCCATACAGGTGTTGGTCTATGCAGGCGCAATCATGGTCTTGATTGTGTTCGTAATCATGCTTCTCAACGTACGGACAGAATCTGGTCGGAGGAGCTCGCACAGTGTGCTGTTTGGCAGTCTGATCGGACTATTTAGCTTGTTCCAGCTGTTCTACCTGTTTAATAGAAGTTCGCTCACAGGGCAGAAGGGAGCAATTGATTCGGCTCTCATAAACAAGGTTGGCCATACTGAATTGATCGGCAAAGCGTTGTACACTGACTTCCTTCTCCCCTTCGAGGTGACCTCCATTCTTCTCTTGGTGGCCATCATCGGCGCGGTTGTTCTCACGAAGAAGAAAATCTAA
- the nuoI gene encoding NADH-quinone oxidoreductase subunit NuoI, with protein MIMPLINGLKITLKHMFMKPVTLQYPDERPTPSPNFRGLHALKVSHSKAKCVCCYLCPTVCPAKCITVEAGEDQEHNKYAERYEIDMLRCIFCGYCVEACPVDALKMTGEFELANYKREDFVFVKERLLEK; from the coding sequence ATGATAATGCCATTGATTAATGGTCTCAAGATCACCCTGAAGCATATGTTCATGAAGCCAGTTACGCTTCAGTACCCAGATGAGCGGCCGACACCGTCACCCAATTTCCGTGGCTTGCATGCTCTGAAGGTTTCTCACAGTAAAGCCAAGTGTGTTTGCTGCTATCTCTGTCCTACAGTGTGCCCAGCAAAATGCATAACCGTTGAGGCTGGTGAGGATCAGGAACACAATAAATATGCCGAGCGGTATGAGATTGATATGCTGCGGTGCATTTTCTGCGGCTATTGTGTTGAGGCTTGCCCTGTCGATGCCCTTAAGATGACGGGTGAATTTGAATTGGCAAATTATAAGCGCGAAGATTTTGTATTCGTCAAAGAGCGACTCTTAGAAAAGTAA
- the nuoH gene encoding NADH-quinone oxidoreductase subunit NuoH, whose product MGYEILGLPMAYYIAMVLKVLVVFVFVLLTVAYATYAERKIIGHMQVRLGPMRTGWHGLLQPIADGVKLFFKEEIIPSKADKFAFLIAPLIALVPAFIGFAVIPFGETIEVGGYKIPLQIAAYYDTASGQVVDLNVGVLYILALASIGVYGIVLAGWSSNSKYSLLGGLRSSAQMISYELAAGLAIISVFMLSESLSLQKIVADQANGAWYAFKQPLAFILFFICSIAEINRTPFDLPEAETELVSGFCTEYSSMKYAMFFMAEYANMVTVCAVTTTLFLGGWHGPSFLPGWFWFIAKVYFLIFTCMWIRATYPRYRYDQLMRLGWKVFLPLTLINIVVTGIIVSL is encoded by the coding sequence ATGGGATACGAAATATTGGGATTGCCGATGGCATACTACATCGCCATGGTACTCAAGGTTCTCGTGGTGTTCGTCTTCGTACTGCTTACTGTGGCGTACGCCACCTATGCTGAACGTAAGATCATTGGTCACATGCAGGTGCGGCTTGGTCCAATGCGCACTGGCTGGCATGGCCTGCTGCAACCGATTGCAGACGGTGTTAAGCTATTCTTTAAGGAGGAGATAATCCCTTCGAAAGCGGACAAATTCGCCTTCCTGATAGCTCCTCTGATAGCGCTCGTCCCAGCGTTCATTGGCTTCGCAGTCATCCCTTTTGGTGAAACAATTGAGGTGGGTGGCTACAAAATACCCCTCCAAATTGCTGCATACTACGACACTGCGTCGGGACAAGTTGTAGACCTCAATGTTGGTGTCCTTTATATCCTTGCGCTGGCATCAATAGGTGTATATGGCATTGTCTTGGCCGGGTGGTCTTCAAACAGCAAATATTCACTTCTCGGTGGTCTGCGCTCCTCCGCCCAGATGATCTCTTACGAGTTGGCCGCTGGTCTGGCGATCATTTCGGTCTTTATGCTCTCTGAGTCCCTTTCGCTCCAGAAGATAGTGGCTGATCAGGCCAATGGTGCCTGGTACGCCTTTAAGCAGCCCTTGGCGTTCATACTTTTCTTTATCTGCTCCATTGCAGAAATCAACCGGACCCCCTTTGACCTTCCTGAAGCTGAAACAGAGTTGGTTTCCGGTTTCTGCACCGAATATTCAAGTATGAAGTACGCCATGTTCTTCATGGCAGAATATGCAAACATGGTAACGGTCTGTGCTGTAACAACCACCCTGTTCCTGGGGGGATGGCATGGTCCCAGCTTCTTGCCCGGTTGGTTCTGGTTTATTGCAAAGGTCTATTTCCTGATCTTCACGTGCATGTGGATTCGTGCTACCTATCCCCGCTACCGGTATGACCAACTGATGCGTCTCGGATGGAAGGTGTTCCTGCCTTTGACTCTGATCAATATCGTAGTAACTGGAATTATTGTATCACTCTAG
- a CDS encoding molybdopterin-dependent oxidoreductase, with protein sequence MVNLTIDGKQVTVPKDATIYDAAKSAGIRIPILCHDKKLHPFGGCRMCLVEVEQMKGRQIPACTTPVTEGMIVNTMTPEIIQARKLVLELLLLKHPIDCPVCDAAGDCDLQNLTYEYQVNSNRFKDEKFQHQIDYQNPLIERDMNRCVHCGKCARICDEIVSFGAYTFINRGLEAKIGTEFDGPLNCEFCGSCVSVCPVGALVSRPFKFKARWWSLNKVKTVCSYCGTGCQLTLGVKDNKVLTTVYDENQGFHNGQLCTRGRFGYQFVNSDKRLKTPLVKKNGKLEEASWDEALGLVHQRLADAKSVGASSVAGLVTPRLTNEELYLFKQLFNKGIGSDNIDHSAGYAHDALTAGAVESLGYPASPASISDIQTTNLLLVVKTDAYETHPVLGFEINLGVKRKGVNLRIVSDKKGKLSKLPNAITYVHKPASEVLLFNALAKVIVDEGLADSSASSLPGYDDFVKNLGACAPAIVAAQCGMSIEDITTLARDYAKAEKALIMLPIGLAYPGHGKALAQATINLALLTGKIGKEGCGVLIMGEKNNSQGAADLRIHPVAGGRDAMGILDGCASGAIKTLYVVGENPVISYPNRKKVEAALDAVEFLVVQDLFMTETASKADVVLPACSFAEKNGTFTSAGKAVQRVRKAIDTIGMARSDFDIFNSLYSTLGCDSFKGLSEVFAEIASVVPSYSGLTFDGLDENGSVYSVANRLRFVSTVADGQESAAGAMALVTGNALNHCGTLSLHGEGPMYVCPEGYVELNSGDAKKLGVENDQTLTVKSSVGEVKLKAKVSMRMPEGVVFAPYHFSDMSINSITNGAPVTWVTISK encoded by the coding sequence ATGGTAAATCTCACGATTGACGGAAAACAGGTAACGGTACCCAAGGACGCTACCATTTACGATGCTGCAAAATCAGCCGGCATCAGGATACCCATTCTCTGTCACGACAAGAAGCTCCATCCCTTCGGCGGTTGCCGTATGTGTCTTGTCGAGGTCGAACAGATGAAAGGGCGCCAGATTCCGGCGTGTACGACCCCTGTAACTGAGGGCATGATAGTCAACACCATGACTCCTGAGATTATTCAGGCCCGTAAGCTCGTTCTTGAACTACTGTTGCTGAAGCATCCAATCGACTGTCCTGTTTGCGACGCCGCTGGCGATTGCGACCTCCAGAATCTCACCTACGAATACCAGGTGAATTCAAATCGGTTCAAAGATGAAAAATTTCAGCATCAGATCGACTACCAAAACCCGCTCATTGAACGGGACATGAATCGTTGCGTTCACTGCGGCAAGTGTGCTCGAATCTGTGATGAAATAGTTTCATTCGGCGCCTATACCTTTATCAATCGGGGTCTTGAAGCAAAAATTGGTACAGAGTTCGATGGACCGCTTAATTGCGAGTTTTGCGGATCATGTGTATCAGTTTGCCCCGTTGGCGCTCTCGTGAGCAGACCGTTCAAATTCAAGGCCCGCTGGTGGTCATTGAATAAAGTGAAGACGGTTTGTTCTTACTGCGGAACGGGGTGCCAGCTAACTCTTGGGGTAAAGGATAACAAAGTACTTACCACGGTCTATGACGAGAATCAGGGTTTCCATAATGGTCAGCTTTGTACTCGTGGTAGATTTGGATATCAATTCGTGAACAGTGATAAGCGTCTCAAGACACCACTGGTCAAGAAGAACGGTAAGCTTGAGGAGGCCAGCTGGGACGAAGCTCTCGGACTGGTACACCAGAGACTTGCTGATGCAAAAAGCGTTGGTGCATCATCTGTTGCCGGACTGGTAACGCCCCGTCTTACCAATGAAGAGCTCTATCTTTTCAAGCAGCTTTTCAATAAAGGAATTGGGTCCGATAACATTGATCACTCGGCAGGCTACGCCCACGATGCGTTGACAGCGGGCGCGGTCGAGAGCCTTGGGTATCCAGCCTCGCCAGCTTCTATTTCGGATATTCAGACAACGAATCTGTTGTTGGTTGTGAAGACGGATGCTTACGAAACGCACCCTGTCCTTGGCTTTGAGATAAATCTCGGAGTGAAGCGCAAAGGCGTTAATCTCCGAATTGTGTCGGACAAGAAAGGTAAGCTTTCAAAACTTCCGAACGCTATTACATATGTTCATAAGCCCGCAAGTGAAGTCCTCCTCTTTAATGCCCTTGCAAAGGTCATCGTTGATGAGGGACTTGCTGACAGCTCAGCCTCATCCCTCCCTGGTTATGACGATTTCGTTAAGAATCTCGGGGCATGTGCTCCGGCTATTGTCGCAGCCCAGTGTGGTATGTCAATTGAAGATATTACAACCCTTGCACGCGACTATGCAAAAGCCGAGAAGGCACTCATCATGCTGCCCATCGGGCTTGCCTATCCGGGGCATGGGAAGGCGCTTGCCCAAGCCACCATCAACCTTGCGTTGCTTACGGGCAAGATTGGCAAAGAAGGGTGTGGCGTTCTCATAATGGGCGAGAAGAACAATAGCCAGGGGGCTGCTGATCTTAGGATTCATCCGGTTGCAGGTGGTCGTGATGCCATGGGAATTCTAGACGGTTGTGCTTCAGGCGCCATCAAGACACTGTACGTAGTTGGTGAGAATCCCGTTATCTCTTACCCGAACCGTAAAAAGGTCGAAGCTGCTCTCGATGCTGTCGAGTTCCTTGTGGTTCAGGATCTGTTTATGACCGAGACGGCCAGTAAAGCAGATGTCGTTCTCCCGGCATGCTCCTTTGCTGAGAAGAATGGTACCTTTACCAGCGCCGGTAAGGCCGTTCAAAGGGTTCGCAAAGCAATAGATACTATCGGCATGGCCCGCAGTGACTTTGATATATTTAACTCTTTGTATTCAACCCTTGGGTGTGACTCCTTTAAAGGATTGTCGGAAGTTTTTGCCGAGATTGCGTCTGTGGTTCCTTCGTACAGTGGGCTTACTTTCGATGGTTTGGACGAGAACGGTTCAGTCTATTCAGTTGCCAACAGGCTGCGGTTCGTTTCAACGGTTGCGGATGGCCAGGAGTCGGCAGCTGGTGCGATGGCTCTCGTTACGGGCAATGCTCTCAATCATTGCGGTACCTTGTCGCTGCATGGGGAAGGCCCCATGTATGTCTGCCCAGAAGGATATGTAGAGTTGAATAGTGGCGATGCTAAAAAACTTGGCGTTGAAAATGACCAGACGTTAACAGTGAAATCGTCTGTTGGAGAAGTCAAGCTGAAGGCCAAAGTAAGTATGCGCATGCCTGAAGGTGTTGTGTTCGCGCCGTATCATTTTTCCGACATGTCCATTAACAGTATCACCAACGGTGCACCTGTTACGTGGGTTACAATAAGCAAGTAG
- the nuoF gene encoding NADH-quinone oxidoreductase subunit NuoF, with translation MGEAIKILICQGTGGVSAGAKKVEAEFNRIISERGVNAVVGKRCDIIKTGCRGLCANDVLVDIVDPELGRVTYDFVQPEEVAQLVDEHIIKRTPLEKRKAKPYYNTFVDQQMRIVMTGCGQIDPESLDAYLAEDGFKAIEKCVKEMTPAAVIDEVKKAGLRGRGGGGFPTGMKWSFCAATPGKLKYLICNADEGDPGAFMDRSILEGDPYCIIEGMMIAAYAIGCSKGYVYVRAEYPLAIERLQKALDVCREKGYLGHNIQGWGFDFDLIIKKGAGAFVCGEETALMASIEGERGMPRPRPPFPAVKGLWAKPTNINNVETFANVRHIINKGAEWYASLGTDTTKGTKIFAVTGKVKHTGLVEVPAGMTVRDVIYNVCGGIANNRKFKAVQAGGPSGGCIPPEVLDTPVDYDSLIKAGAMMGSGGLVVMDETTCMVDVARFFLSFTRMESCGKCVPCRIGLKVMLDILERITAGRGQAGDIETLLEMGSTIKKASLCGLGQTAPNPILSTIRYFREEYEAHITDKRCPSNCCKELLLWQVIEEKCVKCGACFKACPVDAIVWEKGQVAYLDKEKCTKCKSCYDACRFMAIE, from the coding sequence ATGGGCGAAGCTATAAAGATTCTGATTTGTCAGGGGACAGGCGGCGTATCGGCCGGTGCAAAAAAGGTCGAGGCCGAATTTAATCGGATAATTTCCGAAAGAGGCGTCAACGCCGTTGTGGGCAAGCGTTGCGACATTATTAAGACTGGCTGCCGCGGACTCTGTGCAAACGATGTTCTCGTCGATATCGTGGATCCTGAGCTTGGACGGGTCACCTATGATTTTGTGCAGCCAGAAGAAGTAGCGCAGCTCGTTGATGAACACATCATCAAGCGCACGCCTTTGGAAAAGCGAAAGGCAAAACCTTATTACAATACATTTGTCGATCAACAAATGCGGATTGTTATGACCGGTTGCGGTCAGATTGATCCCGAGAGCCTTGACGCCTATCTGGCAGAAGATGGATTCAAGGCCATCGAAAAATGCGTGAAAGAGATGACTCCGGCTGCGGTTATCGATGAGGTCAAGAAGGCGGGTCTGCGCGGCCGTGGGGGGGGGGGCTTTCCCACCGGCATGAAGTGGTCCTTTTGTGCTGCTACACCCGGGAAGCTTAAATATTTGATCTGTAATGCTGACGAAGGGGATCCCGGGGCCTTCATGGACCGTTCGATCCTTGAGGGTGACCCCTACTGCATCATCGAGGGGATGATGATTGCGGCGTATGCGATCGGTTGCTCTAAGGGGTACGTTTACGTACGCGCAGAGTATCCGCTGGCGATTGAGCGCCTCCAAAAGGCCCTTGATGTATGCCGTGAGAAAGGCTATCTCGGGCACAATATACAAGGTTGGGGCTTTGACTTTGACCTGATTATCAAAAAGGGTGCCGGTGCCTTCGTGTGCGGTGAAGAGACTGCGCTCATGGCTTCCATCGAAGGTGAACGAGGCATGCCACGCCCCCGGCCACCGTTCCCTGCGGTCAAGGGCTTGTGGGCCAAGCCGACCAACATCAATAACGTTGAGACGTTTGCCAACGTCCGTCACATAATCAACAAGGGAGCTGAGTGGTATGCCTCCCTCGGAACTGACACGACCAAGGGGACCAAAATTTTTGCCGTCACTGGCAAGGTAAAACACACGGGCCTTGTTGAGGTTCCTGCAGGCATGACAGTTCGCGATGTTATTTATAATGTCTGCGGTGGGATTGCGAATAATCGCAAATTCAAGGCGGTACAGGCGGGTGGGCCCTCTGGTGGCTGTATCCCTCCTGAAGTGCTTGATACTCCCGTTGACTACGATTCATTGATTAAGGCCGGAGCCATGATGGGTTCGGGTGGTCTGGTCGTCATGGACGAGACAACCTGTATGGTCGACGTTGCCCGCTTCTTCCTTTCGTTCACCAGAATGGAGTCTTGCGGGAAATGTGTCCCCTGCCGGATTGGCCTCAAGGTTATGCTTGACATTCTGGAGAGAATTACCGCAGGCCGCGGCCAGGCGGGCGACATTGAGACTCTTCTGGAGATGGGCAGTACCATCAAGAAGGCTTCTTTATGTGGCCTCGGCCAAACAGCGCCGAACCCTATTCTCTCGACCATTCGCTATTTCCGGGAAGAGTACGAAGCCCACATCACCGATAAACGCTGCCCGTCAAACTGCTGCAAGGAACTACTCCTGTGGCAGGTAATAGAGGAAAAGTGCGTTAAGTGCGGTGCGTGCTTCAAAGCGTGTCCGGTAGACGCAATTGTCTGGGAAAAGGGACAGGTTGCCTATTTGGACAAGGAAAAGTGTACAAAATGTAAGTCGTGTTATGACGCCTGTCGGTTCATGGCGATTGAGTAA
- a CDS encoding complex I 24 kDa subunit family protein produces MSNAPAEATNVEETPVEEIDLGPANHVIDKYLTLPGNLMPVLQGIQDEYGYVPKPTIDLVAERLNVYPSQIFGVLTFYAQFHLKPRGRYIIRVCVGTACHVQGAPRIVETFFDKLGISHAETSPDLRYTFEKVACLGACGMAPLAMVNDDTFGKMTVQKVEEIIAEYNQRPMK; encoded by the coding sequence ATGAGCAACGCTCCGGCCGAAGCGACAAATGTTGAGGAAACGCCAGTAGAGGAAATAGATCTCGGACCGGCGAACCATGTCATTGACAAATACTTGACCCTTCCAGGCAATCTTATGCCGGTGCTACAGGGTATTCAAGATGAGTATGGCTATGTGCCAAAGCCGACCATCGATCTGGTGGCAGAGCGTCTCAATGTCTATCCCAGCCAGATATTCGGAGTGCTGACATTTTATGCCCAGTTCCATCTCAAACCTCGTGGACGCTACATTATCCGGGTCTGTGTGGGAACCGCGTGTCACGTTCAGGGGGCTCCCCGAATTGTTGAAACCTTTTTCGACAAGCTTGGGATTAGTCATGCCGAAACCTCACCCGACCTTCGGTACACCTTTGAGAAGGTTGCTTGTCTCGGTGCCTGCGGGATGGCTCCTTTGGCGATGGTCAACGACGACACCTTTGGGAAAATGACAGTGCAAAAGGTTGAAGAGATTATCGCTGAGTATAATCAGCGGCCGATGAAGTAG
- the nuoD gene encoding NADH dehydrogenase (quinone) subunit D gives MASTEIMTVNMGPQHPSTHGVLRLVVELDGEIIQKITPHIGYLHRGVEKLSEHRTYHQTIPLTDRLDYLAPMHNNLGYVLAVEKLLGIEVPERAQTIRVILAELTRLKSHLVWVACHALDIGAMTVFIYAFREREMVMSLYEKISGARMTSSYFRVGGLSSDVYDGFEKDVREIVDTFPGHFDTYEGLLTKNTIWLNRTVGNGVISAEDAIDYGITGPALRGSGVDWDLRRDNPYSGYEKYQFKVPVGEKCDTFDRYKVRLVEMREAVNIIRQALDSLKPGPVLADAPQVTYPPKENVYNTIEGLIHHFKIASEGFPVPEGEVYQGVENPKGELGYYIVSDGGNKPYRMRIRPPSFVNLGAIEKMAKGSMIADLVAVIGTLDIVLGEIDR, from the coding sequence ATGGCTAGTACTGAGATTATGACAGTCAACATGGGGCCACAGCATCCGAGTACCCACGGCGTTTTGCGGTTGGTCGTCGAACTGGACGGCGAAATCATCCAAAAGATTACGCCGCATATCGGGTATCTGCACCGTGGCGTTGAGAAACTCTCGGAACACCGCACGTACCACCAGACGATCCCTCTGACCGACCGTCTTGATTACCTTGCACCGATGCACAATAACCTCGGCTATGTGTTGGCAGTTGAGAAGCTCTTGGGAATTGAGGTTCCTGAACGTGCTCAGACTATACGTGTGATCTTGGCTGAGTTGACCAGGCTCAAATCTCACCTTGTCTGGGTTGCGTGCCATGCCCTTGATATCGGTGCCATGACCGTGTTCATCTATGCTTTCCGCGAGCGTGAGATGGTGATGAGCCTTTATGAGAAGATTTCCGGTGCCCGGATGACAAGCAGTTATTTCCGGGTGGGCGGTCTCTCGTCGGACGTATATGACGGATTCGAAAAAGACGTGAGGGAAATTGTTGACACGTTCCCCGGTCATTTTGATACGTATGAGGGGCTTCTCACCAAGAACACTATTTGGCTTAACCGCACGGTCGGCAATGGCGTGATATCTGCTGAAGATGCAATTGATTACGGCATTACCGGGCCTGCGCTGCGTGGCTCGGGTGTTGATTGGGATCTTCGCCGCGACAACCCCTACAGTGGGTACGAGAAGTACCAGTTCAAGGTTCCAGTGGGGGAGAAGTGTGACACCTTCGACCGTTATAAAGTCAGGCTCGTCGAAATGCGCGAAGCGGTCAATATCATCCGTCAGGCTCTCGACTCCCTTAAGCCTGGTCCCGTCTTGGCTGATGCACCTCAAGTGACTTATCCGCCCAAGGAAAATGTTTACAATACGATTGAGGGACTTATCCATCATTTCAAGATAGCCAGCGAAGGATTCCCTGTTCCTGAAGGTGAAGTATATCAGGGAGTGGAGAACCCCAAGGGAGAGCTTGGCTACTATATCGTCAGCGACGGTGGCAACAAGCCGTACCGCATGCGCATACGCCCCCCCTCATTCGTCAACCTTGGGGCCATAGAGAAGATGGCAAAGGGTTCCATGATTGCAGACCTTGTTGCCGTTATCGGTACGTTGGATATCGTGCTTGGTGAAATCGACCGGTAA
- a CDS encoding NADH-quinone oxidoreductase subunit C, protein MAETNRAVIKLREKFSASVLDVKEFRGEVTVTVKREDIVEICNFLKSSLAYNLCTDVTAVDYLGKQEPRFMVVYNLYSIPNKDRLRVKAGVPEAGCSIDTVSCVWSAANWLEREVYDLMGVVFNNHPDLRRILMTDDWVGHPLRKDYPLQGPGREPYKGRLS, encoded by the coding sequence ATGGCTGAAACTAATCGCGCAGTAATAAAGCTCAGGGAAAAATTTTCCGCTTCCGTGCTTGATGTGAAAGAGTTCCGCGGAGAGGTGACGGTTACGGTGAAGCGTGAGGACATTGTTGAAATTTGCAATTTCCTCAAGTCGTCGCTTGCCTATAATCTCTGTACCGACGTAACCGCGGTGGACTATCTGGGGAAGCAAGAGCCACGCTTTATGGTAGTTTACAATCTTTATTCGATTCCGAATAAAGACCGCCTCAGGGTTAAGGCGGGGGTTCCGGAGGCTGGCTGCTCCATTGATACGGTTTCCTGCGTCTGGAGCGCGGCCAATTGGTTGGAGCGTGAAGTTTACGATTTGATGGGTGTGGTCTTCAATAATCACCCAGATCTTCGTCGGATACTGATGACTGATGACTGGGTCGGCCATCCGCTTCGGAAGGATTATCCGCTGCAGGGGCCTGGTCGTGAGCCTTACAAAGGGCGGTTGTCGTAG
- a CDS encoding NADH-quinone oxidoreductase subunit B yields MGVDQPLGDSFITASLDGLVNWARKSSIWPMTFGLACCAIEMMATGASHNDLDRFGIIFRASPRQADCIIIAGTVTKKMLPVIQTVYEQMPEPKWVVAMGACACSGGVFDTYSVVQGIDEALPVDVYIPGCPPRPEALLYGLIKLQDKIMKDKNSFGSTIGLGQRLESAA; encoded by the coding sequence ATGGGAGTAGATCAGCCGTTGGGAGATAGCTTCATTACAGCGTCCTTGGACGGTCTCGTCAACTGGGCGAGGAAGTCCTCCATTTGGCCGATGACCTTCGGTCTTGCCTGCTGTGCCATCGAGATGATGGCTACCGGGGCATCCCATAACGACCTTGACCGTTTTGGTATTATTTTCCGTGCTTCGCCAAGGCAGGCCGACTGCATCATTATTGCTGGAACGGTCACCAAAAAGATGCTGCCCGTAATCCAGACCGTTTACGAGCAAATGCCTGAGCCGAAGTGGGTGGTCGCTATGGGGGCCTGTGCCTGTTCGGGTGGGGTTTTTGATACGTATAGTGTCGTGCAGGGGATTGATGAGGCGCTTCCGGTAGATGTGTATATCCCTGGTTGCCCTCCCCGGCCGGAGGCATTGCTTTATGGTCTTATCAAGCTTCAGGATAAAATCATGAAGGATAAGAACTCCTTTGGTTCTACTATCGGTCTTGGCCAGCGACTCGAGTCGGCGGCGTGA
- a CDS encoding NADH-quinone oxidoreductase subunit A has protein sequence MLGAYLPILVLVAIAVIFGLCSLVFSSLIGQKKPSVVKLAPYECGCEPVGSARERFSVKFYIIAMLFILFDIEAVFLYPWSVLFKRLGMFGVMEMGVFIVILFVGYIYVWKKGALEWE, from the coding sequence ATGCTTGGCGCCTATCTTCCGATACTTGTCTTGGTGGCAATTGCTGTCATCTTTGGTCTCTGCTCGCTGGTGTTTTCGTCGCTGATCGGGCAGAAGAAGCCAAGTGTTGTCAAGCTTGCTCCATACGAGTGTGGCTGTGAGCCGGTCGGGTCTGCCCGTGAGAGGTTCTCGGTAAAGTTTTATATTATCGCCATGCTCTTTATCTTGTTTGATATTGAAGCAGTCTTTCTCTATCCGTGGTCGGTTCTCTTTAAGAGGTTGGGGATGTTCGGCGTGATGGAGATGGGGGTCTTTATCGTTATACTCTTTGTTGGTTACATCTATGTATGGAAAAAAGGAGCCTTGGAATGGGAGTAG
- the hemL gene encoding glutamate-1-semialdehyde 2,1-aminomutase yields the protein MNTSHSKELFAKAQEIIPGGVNSPVRAFKSVGAEPVFIKKASGSTIIDADDNAYIDYVGSWGPMILGHCHPRIVASVQRATENGSSFGAPTELEITLAEMVVAAVPSIEMVRMVSSGTEATMSAIRLARGYTGRDKIIKFSGCYHGHADSLLVKAGSGAATFGVPDSPGVPRDFAQHTLTATFNDLESVEELICAHSREVACIIVEPIAGNMGTVPPRAGFLEGLREICTNEGIILIFDEVMTGFRVAYGGAQERYGITPDMTTLGKIIGGGLPVGAFGGKREIMQQLSPSGGVYQAGTLSGNPLAMTAGIETLKLLQEDGFYGRLEEKSRALAEGIADAARRAGYPIYSTRVGSMFCAFFTNGEVHDWTSAAMCDTKSFATFFRSMLEEGIYLAPSQFETAFVSIAHSSEDIEKTIAAAFSCFKKL from the coding sequence ATGAACACATCCCATTCCAAAGAACTTTTTGCCAAGGCACAAGAAATTATCCCCGGCGGTGTTAACAGCCCAGTACGAGCATTCAAATCAGTAGGAGCAGAACCGGTTTTCATTAAGAAAGCTTCAGGCTCTACCATTATTGATGCCGACGATAATGCCTATATAGATTATGTTGGTTCCTGGGGACCGATGATTCTCGGCCATTGTCACCCCCGGATCGTGGCTTCCGTTCAGCGCGCCACGGAGAACGGCAGCAGCTTTGGTGCGCCGACCGAACTCGAAATCACTTTGGCGGAGATGGTGGTTGCAGCAGTCCCATCGATCGAAATGGTCCGCATGGTAAGCTCAGGCACAGAAGCAACCATGAGCGCCATCCGCCTGGCACGCGGTTATACAGGACGAGACAAGATCATCAAATTTTCAGGATGTTACCATGGCCACGCCGACTCCCTCCTCGTCAAGGCAGGTTCCGGCGCGGCGACTTTTGGCGTTCCCGACTCACCTGGCGTTCCAAGGGACTTTGCTCAACATACCCTCACTGCAACCTTCAATGACCTTGAATCGGTCGAGGAACTCATTTGCGCCCATTCCAGAGAGGTCGCGTGCATTATTGTCGAGCCAATTGCTGGCAATATGGGTACCGTCCCTCCCCGCGCGGGATTTCTTGAAGGACTCCGAGAGATCTGCACCAACGAGGGAATTATCCTCATCTTCGACGAAGTCATGACTGGTTTCCGCGTTGCATACGGCGGCGCCCAGGAACGCTATGGCATAACACCTGACATGACCACCTTGGGGAAAATTATCGGCGGAGGCCTTCCTGTCGGAGCATTTGGTGGCAAAAGAGAGATAATGCAACAACTTTCGCCCTCGGGCGGGGTTTATCAGGCAGGAACTCTTTCTGGCAATCCACTTGCCATGACCGCGGGCATAGAAACACTCAAGCTACTCCAGGAAGACGGCTTCTACGGTCGCCTCGAGGAAAAGAGTCGTGCGCTGGCCGAAGGGATTGCAGACGCAGCTCGTCGTGCAGGCTACCCAATCTACTCGACACGGGTCGGCAGCATGTTTTGCGCTTTCTTCACAAACGGCGAAGTGCACGACTGGACGTCGGCGGCCATGTGCGACACCAAGTCTTTCGCCACCTTCTTCCGATCGATGCTTGAAGAAGGTATCTACCTGGCACCATCGCAGTTTGAAACCGCTTTTGTCTCCATTGCCCACTCCAGTGAAGACATCGAAAAGACCATTGCAGCGGCATTCTCATGTTTCAAAAAACTCTAG